The DNA segment TTAGCTAAATCTATTAGAGAGCACTGTGACAGGTAAACGTCAAGATGCAAGGACCAAAACAAGCACCTCACCGATACTTGCGTGCATGAGAAGTGCTGAATGGAGATGACGTTGGTGCCGTGAGGGGCTTCCAATACTCACAATCACTCACCACAACAAGCTCCGAACCCCACAACAATACTAAACCAGGGGGCAATAAGTAGCCCACATAAAACGTTCTAATGTTTAAAATATTAGAGGAATAGGTAGAATTTTCCCCACATTGCAGATGCAACAACACAGACCACAGCACGGGGTGAGGCCCCTGGTTCCTTGTGTGAGAATTCGCTCTGCATGGTCCCCCGTCAAGGACTTTGAGATCCCCCACCGCTTTGGTCCCCGCCTGGATCCATAGAGACAGACAATTGACTGAGAATTGATGGTCAATGTTTATCCAAGGTCGCTGACTGACCACCACTTTCTAGTTTACTTGTGAATTTGAGGTTAAATAGCATTTTGGGGAGCACTTGTCTAGCGCAGCTCTCTTGCATTTTAGTCCCAATAGTGAGCCATGACAGGTAATATTCAATTATCTAGGGTTTAAACGTAGAAATGATGCCACTGGCGTCAATGTTATAATGGGTGTAAGAAAACAAGAGTATGACAACTCACATAATGGAATGCATTTGTGCAGACAGAAAGGAGAATCCTGTTATCGATGACACATTCTGCAGCTTGAGCAAGTGTCAAGACAAGGACAAAAATTGAATTGTTTCCCAGAGACAGTTGTGCCGGGAAAGCGTGCTATATTTAACAACAGAATTGATTGGTATGACTCAAAAGCCTGACGTTTTGTTACAAGAAGTGGATTAAAGACCAGCATCAGTGAACACATCCTCATTGATTCTGCTGTGCGGCTTGTTTGCGCACATATTTGTGATTATGGGCTTTTCTTCTAAATGCTTATAAAACAATACTTCAAGTGAAAATGTAAAGATCGGCTGGACGCATTTTGACAGTCAGCCCACAGGCTTCATTGGCTATTCGTATCATAAAGAAGTAAATGTCTCTGAAATACACCGATTCACAACTGACCTCAATCACATGCACTCAAATGCAGATTTAGGCTGGAGAAGAAAAAGTTAAATTGTTAATCGCAATAATCAATAGATCCCACGTCCATGTGAAGTTTAACAAAGCAAAAACTAAGCACGACAAATATCATAACCGCGTTTAGCCATTTTAGCGGCATCCTGGTAAACATTATCATGCAGCGCCTCATCCCGTCGGCTCGTATTTTCCCGAGCTGATTTAAAAGGAGGATGTTGCATGAAAATGTTGGCCGCTGTGCGGGgttgggggtttttttttgtttgtttttctcggcGCCGCTAAATCTCTAGAAACGTTTAAAGGTGCCggataaatacaaataaataataaacacaaatatatttatgaaaGCATAAAAGAAATCGCGCCGGCGCGATATCGAAAGCGTAAGGGCGCCACTGGGCAgcggggcggagggagggaaggtCAAACAGCGCAGCGAAACATGACGCCGCGCTCGAGAGAAGCGAGCCCGGTTCTTTTGTGCGCCGTCGCCCGCTTCGGCCGGCGCCCGCCGACCGACCGACAGCGCAACTTCTGTAACGATGTTGACATATTCACACAACACCGACCGGGGCACGGCGGTGtttcacggcaaaaaaaaaacccttttctacccccccacccccgccaaCCCGCAAAACACCTTTTTATAAGTCCGAAGTCTGTCCCCTTTCCACCCGGAGCTGTTGAAACCACGCCCACGGCGCCACGCCATTGGTCCGAGCGCGTCAAAGAGCCAATCAAACGGAGCGCTGCTGCTCGTAACGCGCAACACATCCACACAATATGAAGCCCGATGGGCCACAGAGGCGCTAGGAAAATCACGGAGCTGGGACCttaccacctctctctctcactctctctctctctctctctctcagcggACTCCTTTCTCTGCACACGTCCTTCTCTGaaatgcgtgtgtgcgtgaaagagagaggaggaataaagtgtgtgcgcgcgcgcgagGGTGCATGTCCGGAGCAAGTAAAGGCAGCGGGATTATTCGGCGCTATCGAAATATTTCAACACGTCGCCCGTCGCTGCAGGACTGAAGCCAATAAGAAGGAACGCATTTTAACAGGAACGCCGATATTGTAAACGGCGGCAGAGGAGAAAGAATGCGCTGCAGTCAATTAAGTGACTCGCCCAAGTTGGTTTAATTCGACTAATGTCCGCGAGTCGGCGAGACGCGGAAAGGTGTCCGATGCGCGTCGACCTCTGAAGAAAATCGGTCTCGCAGCACTTTCCCAGAATTATGGAGagcatttttacatttctctcTCCAGACTTTTGAACATAACGCACCAAGAGACTCGAGAGATTCCCCGACGATTCGTGAAAAAAAGCGgtccccttttttcccctgcatAGCTGAAGTAGGAGTTTCCGAAGCTTTCCGACTtcagacacattttctcatctttttttgtcttcactgaACTgctggtaaacaacaacaacaacaaaaaaaaaagaacatctcgTTTCACATCAACCCCAGTCGTCTCCAGTTGTTGCCTGCACTTGGATGAACTTCCTGATGAGAGATCCAGTCCTACAGGGATCGAGTATGGCATATCATCCGTTTTTACCTCACCGGGGTCCGGAATTTGCCATGAGCGCGATGCTGGGTCACCAGCCTCCTTTCTTCCCGGCTCTGGCTCTCCCTCACAGCGGCTCCCTCTCGCTGCCGGGCGCCCTGGGGAAGCCGATCATGGACCAGCTGATGGGAGCCGCGGAGAGCGGGCTCCACTTCTCCTCGCTGGGGCACCAGGCTGCCGCCGCCCACCTCAGGCCTCTGAAGACTCTGGAgcccgaggaggaggtggaagacgATCCTAAAGTTCACCTGGAAGCCAAGGAGCTTTGGGAACTCTTCCACAAGAGAGGCACCGAGATGGTGATCACCAAATCCGGAAGGTGAAGctgaatttgtttttgtgtgcagtTCATCCCCAAAAAATGTCATATTTTTCCTGACCTGCAGACACCTGTTGTGTTTATTGATAACTATTATTTTACATCCATACATTAATAGATTTATTGGCATGTGTCCCACATGGAGTAAAACTCTCTCATGCAAAACTCTGAAGCCTCAGTCTGAGGGATATAAATTTAAACTCGGATGGCAGAGTGACTGGCTCACAGTTCTTATGTAAATATGACATTTATTACACAATAATGTGTTTTCACCACAATATAATAACATGCCTAAAAATAACCCCGTGGGTAGATATGCATTTTATATTGGCAAATAAAGTAGACAAAGCTGACGTGTGTAAATACGAGCGGTATTAGGCCATGTTTACAGACACGGTACCAGatattttgttaaattaaaaagaGGCCTGTGGCTGCTGTATGAGTGATAGTATAAGCGTCCAATTACAGTGTCTCCCACTTTCACGAATCTATACAGATTCCCCGAATCAAACATGTGACTCGGGCGTAATTCCactgtttcattttaaagtcaGGTTTGTAAAAACCCATTAATTCCACCGAAATGTGGCGCTGTGATTAAAGTGTTATCTTCATAATCAGAGTGACAGTGGACAAAGATGGCTGCTGTAGACCGTGTGTCTCGTAGGCCTCTCGAGGCATTCAAAATCAAGACACCACGCAAACAGCGATGGCATGCGGTCTACAGCAGGAACGAAGTGCGCAGGGAATATCGTTTACTTCTTTCTCGCGGCGCACTTTTTCGGCTGATTTGTCCGaaacttaaatgaaaaacaGGCTGAGACTAATTTATCAAACTAATGCAAACCATTTTTAAAGAGCAGATCCTATATTAGGtcaatgggaaaaaaaactatatacatacatatatatactttttagaTGTGTTTTAAGCAGATTTCTATTCGCAACCCCACAAGTACTCATCGGTTGTTTTGCTTCGTCACAGGCGGATGTTCCCCCCGTTCAAAGTGAGGTGCACTGGTCTGGACAAAAAGGCCAAATATATTCTCTTGATGGATATTGTTGCAGCCGACGACTGTAGATACAAATTTCATAACTCCCGCTGGATGGTGGCGGGGAAAGCCGACCCCGAAATGCCAAAGAGGATGTACATTCACCCGGACAGTCCGGCTACCGGTGAACAGTGGATGTCAAAAGTCGTCAATTTTCACAAACTCAAGCTGACAAATAACATCTCCGACAAGCATGGATTTGTAAGTTCAACTAATGTATGTCGATTTTTCTATTTACCAACTTACCCTTTTATCAGTACAATGTCTACTTTGAttgtttgaatttaaattgtgttttatttgaagcGAAGCCATTCGTTTAATTAAGGGATGTTCTTCTGTGGAAGATACGACCAACATAGCACATTATTACAAAAATACAACTCAATCTTGTTCATCATTATcttgaaattgtattttgtaATAATATTGCGATTATTGCGAAATATAATTACGTCCACGAATGCCGTACACCTCTGCGTATTCAACCATTTTTACTCAActgattaaatattaaacaattaataatttatatatatttatatattctttttttttttgtatttgcagtTTTTAAATCCCACGATTGAATTCCCTTTAAATGACATGGCTTCTTCGTTTCAAATCAGCGCATTTTAAGAAGATGCATGTGACGCAATGTGAATAAAGTGCGCACACCGCTAACTGACGCCAGAGTGACTTCAACGGTGCTATCTTTTATGATTGTGTGTTGCAGACCATACTTAACTCGATGCACAAATATCAGCCTCGATTTCACATCGTGAGGGCCAACGATATTCTCAAACTCCCGTACAGCACCTTCAGGACGTACGTTTTTCCTGAAACGGATTTCATTGCTGTGACTGCTTATCAAAATGACAAGGTAAGCGCAATCATTGCTCATGGGCTCGGGGTTGCACCCGAATGTTTACTCAAACGCTTGTGCGGCGCACGCGTTCGCATGTCTCTCATGCCCTGCACCATTTTGTTGTCATAAAATATGAAAGACGTCATATGTGTTTGAGCCCGTGAGAGCATcgtgtagtgtgtgtgcgtgtgtgcgcgtggaggGGTATGCGGGTCTTGTGGGTGTAAGTGACATATTCTCCTCCGCCTGTGGAATGGAAGGTAATACGTCTGAGGAATTTTACAGTTCtacctttttatttaatcaCGTGGAAGGGATTTGGGCATGGACCCAgacgctctccctctctctctctctctccgcgcgtgcgtgtgtgagtaaAACTAAAAGGGGTTGAGAAAtgggacaagaagaagaagcgcaACACTGTGCCGTTGATtgtagaaaaagaaagaaaaggacacaTTTTGGTTGTGTCAGACTGCTGCATGATGACAGTTTATTCTCTTTGAGACATTAAACATAATAAAAATCATATGGGGAAACCATggctccttcccctcctcccatgAGCAGTGGCAACACTGCCGGATGTTCTGTGGTAGTAAAGTTTTACAATACAAAAAAGGTCTTGGAAAAACGTGCcaatgtgattttatttttgcttgcatttgtgttttttgaacTGTTGAAAATATTACCATTTTGTCGATACTAGAACTAGGTTTTGCTCTCTGAAAAATAAGATACATTAATTGTGAACGCCACGTGGAAATACAATTCATGTTGTTGATATTTACGCATCCTTTATTATTTCAGATAACCCAGCTGAAAATTGACCATAATCCCTTTGCCAAAGGGTTCCGTGACACGGGCAATGGAAGACGGGAAAAGAGGTAAGAAAAGTGCATTgggaaaaagaaggagaaaaaaagcactTCAGAAGTCTTTAGATTTATACATGGAGACAGGCAGGAATCTCGGTGGATTAAGCTCGCGTCAAAGCTTCCTCATTAACCCGCAGGGAGTGTGGCTCTTCACAGTTTCTAATCAAATAGCTTAATAGGCTGTAGAGCACCATGATTCCTACAGCACTGGTTATAAAAGAAACTGGAGCAGGGTGATGCTTAATGTGGCCTTTAGCTACTTTCACTGCACTTACTAATAATTATTTTGCAATTATAAATGTAGCCTACCCCCAACACGTGGTACGTTTCCAAATCAGTTTGTGCAGTGACGCGACACGATCGATGGATACATTTCTTAAATGACTATATAACGGATCTCGTACACCTTTCGCGAGTGGCTCAAGTTAGCTTCACAATCAGGAGCTTCCACATGGCGAGCAGCGTCCAGCCCACTCACCGGGCATGCTGATGTTTGTCTCTGACCCCAGAGATGTGCCATAGTAACCCGGGTGCTTGTGCGCAGGAAACAGCTGGCTCTTCAATCCATGCGCTCGTATGAGGAGCATCAGAAAAAGGAGACCGGGGCTTCAGACGACTCCTCCGGGGAGCAGGCCTCCTTTAAGTGCTTCGGCCAGGCCTCGTCCCCTGCCGTGTCTACCGCGGGGCCCCCACACATGAAAGGTGAGTTGACGGACCCCACGAGCCAGTCGCGGCGCCGGGCCACGAGTCGTCTGTAAATTCGTTGGGTAAATTCTAATTCTAGACAATGTGTTGAAGAGGAGTCAACCTTAGGAATGGCCGGGCCAAGAAAGACAGTCTGCACTGGCTCGTTTGTGAGGATtgttaaaacataaagaatGTCACTTGTGGGCAACGGTTAATTTGTGGTTAATctacaaagaaaataaagaattaactcaattaaaaaaaacaaaaaacgaatgcAATGCAGCAGCAATGGGAGCTACATTGCACCAACATCTTTCAAATTTATGACTTATTCCCCCTGTTATCGAAGCCAATGGGCGGAAAAGATTCTCATACATTGTGCTCCTCATTTTGGTGCAGATTTCTGCGACAGCGACGAGGAGAGCGACGATGAGAGCAAAGACGGTCACATCAAAGACGGTCCGGACTCGAGCAAGATTTCCACGACCACCAAGGACGGGAAGGATCACGAGGCGAGCCCTGCCAAGGGCCACCCCCTCGGCAGCACTGACTCCAGCAGCAGGACCCGCGAAGGTGGTCCGAGGACTGAGAAAAGCCAGGCCGACTCACGTCAGAGCCCCGTCACCGTCATCTCCAGCACCACTCGCTCCGGAGAAGACCTCAAGAGCCCCGGCCTGGAGCATCCCAAAACGGACGAGTGCAGGTCGATAAGCAAAGACAGTTTCATGCCTTTGACAGTTCAGACTGACAGCCCGCACATAGGCCACGGACACATGCCTAATTTTGGATTTCCATCGGGCCTCACGGGACAACAGTTTTTCAATCACATTGGGAGTGCGCATCCGTTCCTCTTGCACCCGAGTCAGTTCAACATGGGAGGTGCGTTCTCAAACATGGCCGCGGGCATGGGGCCACTGTTGGCAGCCGTGTCCACGGGAGGGGTGAGCACCATGGACACCACGAGCATGGCATCGCCTTCGCAAAGCTTTACGGGAGCGCCGGGCCTGCCGTTTCATCTGCAGCAACATGTCTTGGCATCACAGGTAAAACCTGTTTTCTTGGGCCCCGGCCTGCTCTGCGCCTTGAGTGAACCATGTGTTGTAATGTACAGCAGACTGTCGGCCAATATGCCAGATATTTACATGTGTTTATTGGCCTATTCGTCATGTCAATGTGCGTGTTTTTAAatcataagtgtgtgtgtgtgtgtgtgtgtgtgtgtgtgtgagagagagggagtgccGTGTTTTCCTGCCGAATGGGCTAACAAGTAAAGTTAGGCAACTGCTATAGTTAAATACTCTACGAGAAACCCACTTATTGTTCCCTCTGGGTATAGATACCAACCATCATTTTAAGAAAAGGAGGTTATAACTGGAAGGTCAATCCTCTTTACATGATCTCATTAGTCGCTTTTAGGGCCATAACGCTGAGTATTTAAATTTAATAGTCAACAAAGTtgtctttttccatttcatGTCAACGTGTTTTAGTGGCCCCCCTGTTGCTTGATTGCAGCTATACAGACAATAggatttctttgtatttgtattacaaATTCTTGAGCACCAAAAGCTGTTTACACGCTGCGAGTTGAAGCTTTGCTTCGCCATATTTTGTTATGACTATATCTGTGAAAAGCCTGTGTGAATGGAGGCATTGAAAAAAGACCCAGACTACGTCACGTTGGGACATAAGTTCATAAGTGTCAAGACGGCGTCTTAAGCGATGCAACAAGTAAAGCTGCCCCAAACAGCCGctttaagggggaaaaaaatcaacattttcaCGCATTAATCCGGAACATGCAGAGCGGGGAAAAGTTAATCATCATAAATGTCCTCTGGTGTTATTTTATGTGCAGGCCTGTCTTTGTTCCGACTTCATGCGGCCTACATTGTGCGCTCTTGTGGTGCGCAGAAGTGTCCAACTACCCTCGTGGCTCACACTGCGCTTCTCCGTTTCCTCCGCAGGGCCTCGCCATGTCTCCGTTCGGAAGCCTGTTCCCTTACCCGTACACGTACATGGCCGCCGCGGCGGcagcctcctccgccgccgccgccgcctcctccgcggCGCACCGGCACCCTTTCCTGAACGCAGTGCGTCCCCGACTCAGGTACAGCCCTTACTCCCTCCCCATGACGGTGCCGGACAGCACCTTGCTCACCACCGCGATGCCCAACGTGGGCGGCAGCGGGACCGAGCCGAAGGGAGGAGACGGCGTCGTGCCGGCCAGCCCGGCGTCCGGGGTCACCTTGGATTCCACGTCGGAGGTGACCGGCCACTCGGTCGCCATGTCGCCAAAGACTTGCCCGGAGAAAGACGCGGCGAACGAGCTGCAGAGCATCCAGCGGCTGGTCAGCGGGCTCGACTCGAGTCAGGACAGGGCACGCAGCGGGTCCCcctaaaggaggaggaagaggaagagaacccattttcctctttttttttaaacacaccaCCTGCTTCTCGTCTCATTGTTGTCATGAAAAGTGGAGAGAAAAAATGCTGTCGGTGATGGAGACGGACACAGTTGGAGGACACCCTCGTAGATCCATGcaggtttttaaaaagaaaagaaaaaacaaacaaacacgaaCTGTTGGTCGTTTTAGTTTCTGAAATGCACTTTGGTTAACACGCATCtgatatgtatattttttcttattatttgtttgttaattTAAACAACACTTTTATCCTGTCATTTGAATACCGTACAAGTATTGAAACTGAAACGTTGGCATGGGTGTGACTTGCAGATTTGGGAGAAGTTGCTGCTGGGTCCCGTCTCTTAACTTTATTTTACAcgaggagaaatgtgttttaatatgcACTCTGAATTGATTACTTATTTGAATTCACTACCGTTTAACCTACCTTATAAAGACTGCTGTATTTTGTTGTACACTATTAACTGATCGATTGGCCAAATGTTGCATGCCCCCAAAATCCCCAAATGAATGTTATTTTAACactaaaaatggaaagaaaagtaTGAAAAATATTCAGTTATGGATATAATTAACACACTCCCTTtgcttatttttttgtcttaattAGGTTATCAATTGtaacacaatttatttttcttcatgcctttttaaaatcagaACTTAGCCTTTGACATGACTGGTGCTCCGGGATAAGCTATGGCCCAAGCATGCGGAACTCAGCCCAAATGTCCAACAGGCAAAGGGAAGCAGAaatttaaatatgaaaacaataaaaggtaGTATTGATTAAAAAGGTGTACATAGggatatataaaatatttatgtaATTATTTCATATTGTTATTGCGTGTAAATACAACGGAGTAGTTTGTTTCTAGGACCCTGTTCTTAATTTATTGTCGATATACCTGTGTAAAGATTTGTGGGCTATTATCCCTTTGTTGCCATCTTCATTTATACCCATCTTAAAATATGGACTTTACTCCTCCCCAAATATCCATTGAGGTAGTTATTCACACTAATGTGCCattgtattttcatttgttgtccCATGTGTGTGAAGTGCTACTGTTTAAAAACGGATGGAAACGCGACAACGCACTGCACCAATGGCTTGAGAAAAAACacgcctttttcttttcttgagaAGAGCAAAAGAAGCGTCGTTGAAGTGTGATAAAAGTGGACTATTTCTTTTTCCTgtcattaaaaaatactttgcGAACCTGATCGTACAAGTGCCGCATAATCGAAAATATGAAggtctttatttgtgtttctcaatGGGTTATGTTGTATTAGAGTTATGTCTGGTTGACAACATCGACATCGTGTTCTTGAAAGTTTcaataaaatattgaaatgcCCTTTCTTAGTGTGTCTCCCTCGCTTTAGATGAGAATTAAAGAAATGGTCTTAGCAAATGTATAGTCAGCTGATGGAGGCTGACGTCGGACGAGACAAATGTTTCTTCTCGGTTATGGGAGGcacttcacacaaaaaaaagtctgataAAAAGTCCAGATCAGATTATACTCAGGGCGAAGCGAAGCCCGAGATCATACCTGCAGGATCCCTACCTGGACAAGGAGCCGCGCTCTATAGTGTTAATGATATTTAGTGTTAATGCTCTCCTTGCAGGGCATTTTACCTGTAGAACATGTAGCGTTGTAATAACAAACAAGAACTAAGAATTAACACCCTAATTAGAACGTATTCCCAAGAACGAATGGCGATTTTGCCCGTGCGGCTGAATCCTCTGATGAATGTGATTCATCGCGTAGAAATTTGAGTCCAACCAAACCCTCcttgcctgcctgcctgcctgcatgCCTCTCTATTGCATGCCTGCATGCATGCCTGCCTGCATGCAGGCAGACATGCATGCATCAGTTACGATGGTTTAAATGTTCTGTAGTGTGACATCACATCACGGGAGGCCTCTGGATTAATCTGACGTTTCTGAAGTGGCTGCATCGACGCGACGCTTCGGGCCGGAGTGAaagactaccccccccccccccccgccccccctccaccctcattGATGGCCCTCTCTATTGCACCTCGTGCCGCAGAGTTTATCAACAGCATATCTTTATTTGTATATCGTCTGGTTAATGTGTAGCGAGCGCGGCGCTGGTGAATGGGTGCGAACGTGACACACGCTGTCTCAATTGGTGCCTCTTATTGCTCACCTG comes from the Gasterosteus aculeatus chromosome 14, fGasAcu3.hap1.1, whole genome shotgun sequence genome and includes:
- the tbx3a gene encoding T-box transcription factor TBX3a isoform X1 yields the protein MNFLMRDPVLQGSSMAYHPFLPHRGPEFAMSAMLGHQPPFFPALALPHSGSLSLPGALGKPIMDQLMGAAESGLHFSSLGHQAAAAHLRPLKTLEPEEEVEDDPKVHLEAKELWELFHKRGTEMVITKSGRRMFPPFKVRCTGLDKKAKYILLMDIVAADDCRYKFHNSRWMVAGKADPEMPKRMYIHPDSPATGEQWMSKVVNFHKLKLTNNISDKHGFVSSTNTILNSMHKYQPRFHIVRANDILKLPYSTFRTYVFPETDFIAVTAYQNDKITQLKIDHNPFAKGFRDTGNGRREKRKQLALQSMRSYEEHQKKETGASDDSSGEQASFKCFGQASSPAVSTAGPPHMKDFCDSDEESDDESKDGHIKDGPDSSKISTTTKDGKDHEASPAKGHPLGSTDSSSRTREGGPRTEKSQADSRQSPVTVISSTTRSGEDLKSPGLEHPKTDECRSISKDSFMPLTVQTDSPHIGHGHMPNFGFPSGLTGQQFFNHIGSAHPFLLHPSQFNMGGAFSNMAAGMGPLLAAVSTGGVSTMDTTSMASPSQSFTGAPGLPFHLQQHVLASQGLAMSPFGSLFPYPYTYMAAAAAASSAAAAASSAAHRHPFLNAVRPRLRYSPYSLPMTVPDSTLLTTAMPNVGGSGTEPKGGDGVVPASPASGVTLDSTSEVTGHSVAMSPKTCPEKDAANELQSIQRLVSGLDSSQDRARSGSP
- the tbx3a gene encoding T-box transcription factor TBX3a isoform X2 — encoded protein: MNFLMRDPVLQGSSMAYHPFLPHRGPEFAMSAMLGHQPPFFPALALPHSGSLSLPGALGKPIMDQLMGAAESGLHFSSLGHQAAAAHLRPLKTLEPEEEVEDDPKVHLEAKELWELFHKRGTEMVITKSGRRMFPPFKVRCTGLDKKAKYILLMDIVAADDCRYKFHNSRWMVAGKADPEMPKRMYIHPDSPATGEQWMSKVVNFHKLKLTNNISDKHGFTILNSMHKYQPRFHIVRANDILKLPYSTFRTYVFPETDFIAVTAYQNDKITQLKIDHNPFAKGFRDTGNGRREKRKQLALQSMRSYEEHQKKETGASDDSSGEQASFKCFGQASSPAVSTAGPPHMKDFCDSDEESDDESKDGHIKDGPDSSKISTTTKDGKDHEASPAKGHPLGSTDSSSRTREGGPRTEKSQADSRQSPVTVISSTTRSGEDLKSPGLEHPKTDECRSISKDSFMPLTVQTDSPHIGHGHMPNFGFPSGLTGQQFFNHIGSAHPFLLHPSQFNMGGAFSNMAAGMGPLLAAVSTGGVSTMDTTSMASPSQSFTGAPGLPFHLQQHVLASQGLAMSPFGSLFPYPYTYMAAAAAASSAAAAASSAAHRHPFLNAVRPRLRYSPYSLPMTVPDSTLLTTAMPNVGGSGTEPKGGDGVVPASPASGVTLDSTSEVTGHSVAMSPKTCPEKDAANELQSIQRLVSGLDSSQDRARSGSP